CCCGGAAAAGACGGCGCCGGTTATTGGCTCCGGGGCCGCATGCTGCGGCGTAAATCACGGCGCCGCTGACAGGGCGACACACTTAACGAGAAGGTCGCGCCTCCAATCTCTGAAAAGATTACCGTCCTGCCAAGGTGCCAGGACATTTGTCGACAGGAACAAAGCCGGGAAGGTCCGGCGGCGAGGGATCACGAGCGCCGGTTCCTTCTGCTGAGACGAAACTCTCAGATTTTGAACTTCTGACATCTCCGGCGTGAAACTTTTCAGCTTGTGTAACGCCGTCACTGCggctcatttcttctttttttttcgcttCCAAAAAAATCCCCGATCCTTTGGTTTCTGAACCCAATTacgaaaatgacaaaattactCTGCCAAGCTATGAACAAGGCAACGATTTAagaggctgtaaaaaaaaaagaagaagaaagctttTCAAAGCCGTGGGTTcgctcagcagctgcagcgtggATGATGCCCACATGACTGGCCAAgcatatgtgtgtttttctcatgcACAATTTCACAAGTCCTGCAGTGGAACGCCAACACTCGTGCGGCGCCTCGTGAAAACTCACCATTGGCGACTGATTTGgtctctcctctgcctgccacctggaagagagggagaacgggggggggtgAAAAGAGAGCAAGGATGCAGAGAAGTTAGAAAACTACACCTTCAACCTGTGACAGTTGGACATTTAAAGCCATGAAGCAGAAGTTATGCTGATTTTGAGGATGAAAAGTGGTATAATTGTACTATTTCTgctaaaaaaattttttttttttagcaacacTAAAGCTTCACTAACGGCACAAAGGGAATCGAACGAGGCTGTGTGCTCAGTCGCGCCGCTCTGCAAACGTGAGGTGATAACAGTGATTTCAGCCCCGTCAAGCTGCCACCCGCGCCGCCCAGCCAAGATGTCTTCCTTGTAAAAGACTCCTGTAAACAGTTTCCTCCATTAGGGCAGTAAAAAGTTAAGTGAAGTCGGGCCGGGAGCGGTGATTTGTGGTTGTCAGAAGGAGCGGTGAGGTGATGCAGCCATTTAGCGGGAAGCGTTCAGCCTTGCAAGTTGGACAACAGGCGGGCGCGCTGTTAAAAGTCGCTTTTCTTTTTACGACACAGAACTGGAGTCTCGATCTCTGCGAGTCGGCTTTAACAAGCACCGGGTGTTAATGGAGTCGGCAGTATAACCCCGCTTTCAAGTGTCGTTGCTGATATGTTCATTTTGTGcctctttttttaacaacacGAAAGTTTGCcatgttcccccccccccccccccccgaaaaaaattGATAAATCGTTAAGAGAGAACATGTCAGTTTGTGGCACACTGGTCAAATCCTAAATATTCAAGTTGGGATTCAAACTAAAATAAGCAGCAGTGTCCaaccacagcagaggagagaggagagcccAGCcaaggcacaaaaaaaaaaaaaagggaagagtgAGACAGCAGAGCGGGACGTCGTCCGGTGATCAGCGCTGCGTTACCTCTCCAGGCTTATTCCAGATTTAACGGTGAGATCAACTAGCTATGAGAGTtcttcaaaaacaaagcaaacacaagTGACGGTTAATCCCACCAGGGTCAAAATATTATGACATACACTTTCTTGTAGGTGTCAGTGGAAAGGCGGACAAGTAAAacgtgttgttttcttttttactgaTTTGGAAATTTAGATTCTCAAGTctttataatgaaaaaaacaaaacaaaacaaaacaacagttaGATAATAGCTGCTTAAATTAGGTGTGACGAGCGCTTTTAAGTCGAAATGAGCCAAACATGCTTGGTAAGGGTTTGACTCTCTGCAGTGATCTCTTTAGCAAAACTTTCTCCTGACTGACGGCGACTGGAAACCGAGGGAAAGCACAGAAATCCTTCCAAGACCACAAACCAAATCTGGCACAGTTAAAATTCGAGCTGGACAGACTCCAGGATGTTTaatgctgccccccccccacttcgATGGGCAAAAAGCTTTGATGAAGCGTTTCTTCGCGTTACTGGAGAACGAGCAGGTCGAGGTGAGCTACCTTGGTCGGGGAGGCGCCTTTGTTTTCCCATAGACTCCTCTTGTTGGTGACGTCCACCGGCTTCAGGTCCTGTcggggacagacagacacaaagacagacacGGGGAGTCCTCAGCGCTCTGAAAACAGTCATCATATCGCGGGAATGACAGAGCACCTGAGATGCAGGGAGGGAGCTGTGGGAACAAGAGCGGAGACTGACAGACTCTCGCGGCGAGAGAGGCTGTTtgtctggagaaaaaaaaaacaaatagcacTCTCGCTGTGAGCAAGAGGATGAGGCAATCCACTTCTGAGGCACTCTGCAAAGTCAGGCAGGCGCTTTGAATATTCCAGCGCTGGACATCAGTATTTTACTGCAATCAGTTCCCGATTTATTCGCCATTCATGCTCTCAGCTGGAATCTCCTGCACTTAACGTCTCCCTCCAACATCCTCCTGCTCGGCTGTTCTTTATGCACCGATATGTTGTCAAACAGGGGTTCAAAAAGAAGCTTGCGCTCAGTCAGAGATTACACTCAGCTGGGGATAAAATGAGTGACAAATCCAAAACATCCACATCCACATGcactggatctggatctggatcggGCCCAGAGCCGTCACAGCTCACTTATAGCTGCGTCCACTAGGTGGTGGCAGATGGACGATGGGTCAGGCCGGCCTGCTTCACTGAATCACTTCAAAACCGTCAGGAAACATGAGAACAAGCGAATCCGGACGCCGTCATGCAGGGCTGATCGAGAACCACACTTCTCTTTACAGCGCAGAGTGAAGGCGGCTTAGATATTTCCACGCAACTATACATCGTTATTAAAATCATATTTACTTTCTGCTCCTTGCTTTTCCAAAACTCTCATCTTTTACGGCATCACAGAGTTCagcctagtttttttttttttccatttttttttataccagTCTGAGAATTCCCCCAGGCTCCTTGGAAATGGAATCAGGAATGTGCTCACTTCTTTGTTGGCCTTCATAAATACTTGCGGCCCTCTAAAACCAAACTCTGGTGGAAGAATGAGAGTTCATGTGTGTCCCCGTCACTCGCAGCTGGGGGCTAATGGAGAAAATGTGTCCGGAGGAGCGTCGCGCTAGCGGCTACAGCGCTGCATTAGCTCTGGTTTTCAAACTTCACCGGGGCGGTTGCTACGGCGACCACCTTACCGTTGGCCGTCCCCCGGGCATCTTGCCGCTCTCGGGGGTTTTATTCAGCCAGTCGTTGATGCGGCCCGCCACGCCCGTCTTCAtcacagctgcttcctgttcgggggcggggtcaaaggtcagaggtgtGCTTTGTCGTCATCGGTAACAACACAAGCGGGAAGTGACGGCGAATTAGgctcttttcctcttctctcagTCACGTGCGGCATTTATCCACTCGCTTTTACCTTGAAcgtgctgccgccgccgccgccgccgccgggcgaGCCGAACACGTTGCCCTTCTCCCACATGCTCTTGATGTTCCGTATGCTGTCGGTGACCACGGGCAGGTCCACCGCCCCGGAGCGCGGGGATCGCGAGTccttgttctccctctgcagagACAAAACCGGGTGAGTagcagtggggtgggggggcggcggccGGCCGCTCTGATCAGAGCTCCGACACCTGTCCGCGTTTGAAAGCGTCTCGAAAAATACCGGCCCGCAAATTTCTGCGGGATCTTTGATTTGTCTTCAAAGTGCGCTCAGAAGCGGAGCCGGGGAGATTTGGGTATTCAAATCTACAGagaaaaaaggttttgtttcacatgaaaatgaaTTAGCACGAAGGAGCGGCGCTCATCTGTTTCTAGGCCAAGACACTGTGGTCAAATTTTAACAGCAGGAAGATGAGAAGAACTAGTGTGTTTAGAACTGTGTATCAGATTAAATCAATTAAATCTTTTAAGCAGGAAATAAGAACAAATGATGATTCAGTAGtcacagcattaaaaatattGACGCTGCTGTGCGTTTTTCCAGCAGATGCAAAGCCAACCTGAGCGGCTGAGGTGTACTGCTCCAGCCTGTTGTCGATCTTGGACACCACAGGGGAGTGAGACGTCTTCACTGCGCTGCAAGGCAGAAGAAAGCTGTTATCACACACCGCGTGAAATATGGAAACACTTTAAATatcatatacatatatatatacattataTACAATGCGATCCGGGCTCGAGGACCCTCAAGTGGGAATTAAATCTTCGGCCCAGGATTATATTCTTCCTATTCAGCAAAACAGGCCTGCTGAAGAAGCTTCAGCAAAAACGATTCAAACGACGGTGTTTAAGAGTTTTTACCTTTTTTGTGCCGACTTGTTCAGGAACTCCGCTCGCTCTCCGATCTGTGGAACGAGATGAGAAAACTGTGAGATGCAAACGTCACAGCAGGATTTCATCCACATATTTATtaattaatgcatttttttgtcacaatttGTGGTTTGCACTCATTATTCAACATATAGACACAAATGTGATTCTGTGCATTTTGATTTCAACCTTAATGGCCTCAGTTCAAATAGTTGGTTTtccacacacgtgcacgcacacacacacatgcacaaactcAAAATAAGCCCACCGATCTTTTCCTGCCCGTCTTTAGACTGTGGGAATCTCCGAGGATTGTTTATAATATACGACGAAAAGGCTACAAGAGAGGGCAGCACGTGCTCATTAGACGCACACGCTACAGAAAATAGCTTAAAATGGACAGAAGACgaaacagcagagagagagagagagagagagagagagagagcgagagaggggttgctctctctctctcttctctgtgaAAAAGAACCTTGTGCTCTGCCGCTACCGAATGTGGGAGTTCCCAAAATACTCTCGGACAGGAAATTCCCCATTCTCAGACGCGTTTTAAAGAGCCGTAGCCACCCCAACGCAGTTACAGTAATCCTGTTAACCCTAATCGCCTTCCTGCATATCCCCGCAGCCCGTCCTTGGTCgggtccctctgtcctcctgcaccGCAGAGCGCGGCGCTTTATCTGCGGGCCGGAGCCGGGGTCGCGCTGGCGTGAAGCTGATAACGTGACGGCGAGCGCCCGGGGGCTGCGCGCTCCGCCGAGAGCCGACTCCTGATAGCGAGGcgtgttttttctgtcttagTGTGAAAGGAGCCACAATATGGCAGTTGTCAAgcaaagaaatgagaaaaaaaaaaatgcatgcatgcatgtaatTTAGAAATCTGAAATAGACCTTTTGACAGATTTCACAGAACTGAAGGATCATGAAATTCACTGAGCACATCAGCGGAGCAGGAAACTGCTGAATTTATGTGCAATGTAGAAAAGCAGGCCTGTCATTGCTTAGTTTTTATGCAGCGACATGAAATTGATTTGTGTGCTTGCTTCATGTATTTCACGTCCGTTATAGGACCATTACACTCAGCTGTGACGACGCACACAAGACAACACAATTTTTCATACACACACTGCTAATTCCTCTCTGAATAATATAGCAGGCATGTTgctacaaaaaaaatgcaaaaaaagagaaaaaaaagtgcactccacagaaacacaacacacacacacacacacacacacacacacacacggcggtaCCTACAGTGAACATGACGACAAAGTAAAGCTGCGTCTTTGAGGCCAAACCAGGGCGGCGGAGTGAAGAATCACAGTGAAGCAACATTATTTACAAAAAGTGAccgcaaacaaacacagagctggaTCCTGGGCCGATCGGAGCTCACACACTATTAGAGCCAAAACCTCAAATCTACGGTCTCTCTGGGACGGGCCAGATGGATATTACAGCTAACTGTCACTAATTAGATTTTCTCCACTGGCTGAAAATCCCCCACGACTTTCAGTGTGTGGGAGTTGGCTTTTGGCAACACCGGgaacatttattcacatttgaGTTGATTAAACGTTCTTTTGCCGTGGCAAAACATTTATCACTGGATGAGGGGAAGAAGAAGGCCGTGCGCAACCCGGGCCGAGCTTTCTGTGTATTCTTTCTGAGACAAATATCCAAAGAGGCCAAATAAGTTACAGATTACTTCATTCACATGGCGGGCTTTCTATTTCTGCGCCATGCCAGTCAGAGAACACTCCATGCAGAGAGCTAAAATAGGTGAGAGGTGCAGATGCGGGTCATCTGGGGCTTAATCTGTGCAAATATTTTGAATGTTTGCTTTAAGCTTTGCTGCACCGCTGGATGAGTGGGATTTGCAGGTTTTTGGGGAACTAAAATATCAGTTCATCCTGCTGACAACTGCGCGTGCAAagccaaaaaacacacaaaaggaaAAGTGCAGCTGAGCGCGGAGAGTGTTTCTAAACCGGGGGCGCTGTAAATGAaaggttttcaaaatgatgacTCCCATGTTGCTGAAATGCTCATGTTGCGTTCACAAGCACTGCAATTTCAATCCTGAGTCTACTTAAAAATCACAGAATGCTGATCCATTTATCAATCTTTTATACCTGCTTTCTCCATCTTAGGCTGCCAGATAATGAATTAACCAAAGAGCATGTCTTTGTATCTCAGGCACCGTGACGTCTTTCCTTTTTAAAGACcaaactgtttgtgtttgttgaagAATTCCTGCAGTGTTTCATCTGGAGTAGACGCAGAGTAGAGTAGATTCCAGCAGTCAGCCACTAGTTGTAGAGGTTTCACGACACTCAGGAGACAGCCACTGCATTTATTATCCATCTATCTGCATATGCGCAGAAGAACTGTACTTTTTCTGCTTGAAACGGCTCGGCCTCCCGATCGGGGTGAACCCTCAGTGCCTTCTGCCGTGAGCCGAACGGGTCATGTGAGGACCTCCTGGAGAAATGAGACCGAGCTGGAGGACGCTGCCGGAAGCAGAGATGTCTgtgttcctccaccctctctgccCCCGCTGATTTGAAAAGAGTTAGGACGCTGGATGGACGGGTGGAGGGCTGATGAACTTGTGTCTCAGTACAGCAGCCACGGTCGCACAGCTTAGCGATCGGAGCCCGGCTTTGCAATCTGGGGGAGTCACGCtccaaaaaatacacaaaaacgtTCACCTTCACCTGCCTTCTCTTCCCTAAAGTTGAAAGTAAAACTAtgaagtcttaaaaaaaaaaatccctaaagGGAGGGAGCCAAACGAAAATATAAAGCTTGATTTCACATCATACTTCAAATACTTGTCCCAACAAGCTCTACTTTGTAATACGAGCGAAGACAGCTGCTTCTTAGGTTTTTTTTATATGTCTTTACATATATCAGCAGATGGTTGAACATTATATCATCTATGCAGCCATCAAGCTCATATCGGAGACCCTCTTTTGAAGTTTCCTCTTTTAGAACAAGCCAGCTGGAAGCACTTAAATGTCAGACGGGGACGGCGTTTTTTTGTAAACGGCACGCCGAGCTAATGTCGTACTAATTAGCTAGTTAGCcccagctgaaaaaaaaaaaaaagaagctgcacAGCAGATTCGCATTCAGCTGGAATCACAAGATACCGGCGCGCGAACGTGCAGCGATTATGGTCATTTGGCGCCAAGTGCCAGGAAGGAGCGGAGGCCGTGGCGGGcgggagggcggcggcggcggactgaCCTTCAGGGAGGATCCTCGAGGGCTGACGCACTTGAAAGGTTTGCCCTCTCCGTCCAGAGTGTCCTCCACCTTCTGCCTCTTCTCGGCCGCTtcggctctcctcctctcgatctcttccttcatcttcctcttctcctcctgaggaagagatgttttctatttttagaaCGCGTTTGATGaaccttttccattttttttttctttctttttaaactaGAAGACGGGCGTTTCTTccaaaaaatggaaacaaactgaagatGAAGCGGCGCTAATATCGCCATCGATTACAATATAACGTCGCGGGCAGTCAACAAACGGGAACCCGAAACAACAGATCCATGCCACTTTCTAAATTGATTTACTTACTTTAACCAATGAAGCAGGTCAGGAACAAATTTAATTACACAGGGCAAATTCCTATTTACAGTGATCGCCtcaggaaaggaaagaaaagaaaacgccACTTTGGAAACCTCGAGGCagttaggagaaaaaaaaaagaaagaaagaaaacaaaacaattaacgTATGAATCATTTGTAGTGTATTCAGACGAGGACTGGTGCTTGGCAGTATGTCAGCCCTCTCCAGCAGCCTTGTCTTGCTTAATTAGTCTCTTTGTATCTCTGGGCCATCTTTTAATTACAAACCAAAAGGCCTCATTAACATCACACAGGAGAAGAAGTGCAGGGGCAGACAGCGAGAGACGGGCCGCTCCGCTCGCAGCCAAGATCAGCGAAGACGGCCGGTCGGGGTAAAAGCGGGAATGCGGGGGTCtcggtgagaaaaaaaaaaaacaaaaaaacaaatgacagccGTGCTTTCGGGAAcacgaggagaggaggaggttaTCGCGTCTGAGATACATAAggatgaggaggggagggaaaagaaaaaaaaaaaaaaaaggaatgacaTATGTGAGTTACAAGTGAGGACCCGGACAGGCTGAGCGGCGATAACGGCGACGCGCGGAGAGATAACGTCACGGCGGCGCTGGCGTTCGGGTGATGCATTGGTTTGAACTCATGCAGGTGTAAAGGCTAAGTCAACATGAAAATGGTGCGAAAATATGAGGAATCGGTCTTAAAGAGTTAGCTGAGAGAAACAAATGAGCCTGGAAGTCATTTTTGCAATAAATCATTTTATGACGTGTGGACATGAATGGATTTTAAACGATTTTCAATTTTAAGCTCACATTCAGGTCTGCTGGTCATTCTGCATTTCTTTGATTGTTAAAATACAGACTGTCATATCAGATATTTCAGTAAAAttcaaaatgatttgaaataTCTGTTAAGTTTTTATGCAGTTTGCTCCTGATTTATATCAATCTCCATTACAAGTTTATATAAAATTATTCATAGTTTTAAAATTGAATTAGGAAATTAAAGGGAAACAAAAAGCGTCTCTCTGGCCCCCCAGGGGGCCCCGCCCCACACATTGAAAACCACTGGCCTGATGACTTACATCCATTCATTGGGAGTCAAGCAGTGGTGACACATGTGGCTTGTTTGAGTTAATCAGTCGTTAATAAAGTGAAACGAGGACAGTTTTCAGCAGTCATGCGCAACTGATCATAACACTTCACTGCAAAAGAGCTGAACAGAAGAGGAAAGACGACAAAACCGCCCAGACAACCGAGCGGCGGCTCTTTTAAAAAGATAAGCCAACGTTCATTTAGGGCCACAAGTCCATGAACGCAGCTTGTGTCTCCAAACAGTTGGAGATCTTTCTCGACGCTGTGAGGCGGCTTGAGCTGAGAAGTAAGGAGgcctccctcctccagagaacaagaggtttgaaaaaaaaaaacaaatacagtatCTGAGATTTAGGAAGTGGAGAACGACAGCTGcttcacagctgtgtgtatCGACAACAAAAATAAGGACTCAGCAGCTCACAGAAGCGCCATGTTTGAGAGTTCAGCCTCTCTCGGTCCTGTTACCTCCTCTCTAGCTTtccgctccgcctcctcctgcttcttctgccgctcctcctcctccagcaccttcctcctctcctcccgcttcctcttcagctcctccagctccgcctcggcctcctgctgcttctgcctcATCCTCTCGAACTCCTCGCTCTCCGCATCGTCGCGGCGgcgcttcagctcctccagcttgcGCTCCGCCTCCAGCCGGGCGGCCTCGTCCTGGTCGtcgtcggcggcggcggacgcgTCGGGCGAGCGCAGGCTGCCGCGGCTGTGGCGGACGCACGCGAAAGGGTCAGGATGCAAAGCTCGACACCTGATCCCGGCTGAATATTTCAACAATTTCAATCTGTCCTGGACACCTCCTGCAAACCTTGGTGTGGGTAACATTACAGCTCGCCTCAAGTTTCACGCCAGTGTTTCAGTGGACAGGCTCACGCTAGGCGAGGCAcgacaaaaaaaatctcacaactGCTCAGTGGAAAATAATGACAGATATCTATCTTGACCACAGTTGATCTATCAAAAGCACTCATGTCAGGCTTCAATATCCAAAAAACAGACATCTTTCGGAGAGTTGTGATTTGGACCTTCGTGAACTTTCATCCAGTCCTCACTGCATTGTACGAAAACTCTGCGCCTCATCTACATCGGTTTGTGGACATAAAAACATTAGCAGTTCTGACATGTTTGTgactgtgtctgtttttaatgtgttgaaATCTTGGTGTAAATCTGCGCAGACTTTagtggagatgctgctgctgctgttgttgtgatgaaagacatttcctcagctggccctccacGACTTTAATATCCAGACTTCACCataagatattttctgtgttgtaccACGTCTCAGAGCTTTGTTCTGAatctggtttttattttatttttttcaaaatataaactTACTTCACCAACTTGTCCAACTCATGGtatcatatttcattttaagcTTCTGGATGCTCTGAAGTTTATCCAGTCGCTCCATGGTGACGGCAGGTGACAATCCATACAAAACCCTCATTTGAAAACATATCTTTGCATGTAAAGTCTTTTCTCATATTTTCTCATGCTCATTAATAATCTGCAGAATCCCCACGTCCACCGGCTTCAGGATTAAACAAACCGCACATGCCAACGAAGCTGTTTAGACCCTAAACACACTTACTACATAAACTATTCCTCCATGCCTGATGATATAAACTATAAACATCAACGTATAGCATGTGACAAAACAACAGCTTTCATTCTTATGTCCACTTCATGTAGTCCGGAGACGAGCAGCTCTGGTCACGGTGAATGAAAGATGACAAGTGGAGCTGGTAGTTTAATGTCAAAAGCAAaccggatgtgtgtgtgatgagctTATTCAATCAATATGTTGCATGTATGTCATTATCTCAGTCTGTTTCACAATATTGAAGGAATACTTGTAATTGATTTTGAGTTTAAATGTGGGAAATTGCATTTTTTCCTTGCATGACCATTCTCGGAGAATTTATTGAAGGCCACAAAGCAGAAAGGCGGGTTCTGCATGTGCACAAAATAAATGGGGAAATATATGCAAGTGTGGTCagttaaagatttttttaacatatatttattatttcagtattttgccTTTAATTAGGCAGTAAATGTGGTGTGAATCTTATGCTTTGCATCATTTTTCACCATAGCAATGTGTGTCTTCTCCTCCCACTTGGTAAACGAGATCATTGGGCTGTTTGGTGTCTTTCCAGACGACCTTTGAGTCGGGAATATTAAGTTACTGCGGTGCTTTTCCACCAGCGGTCAAGAGCAGAGAGGCTGCGTGAAGCGGGGCGGCTATTTGTCAGCTGTAACACTTCAGCTTCCTCCACCGAGGGGAATATCGATGCGGACGCTGCAGCGCTTGAAAATAGGAAAAGCATCCGAAAGGGGAAGAAATCTGCCGAATAAGCTAGGCTAAACGGCGGCGGGGTGCCCTCCTGCGTACCTGACGGTCCTCTCGGGTTTCCTGTGCTGTTTGGGCGCAGCCTCCTCGTGCAGCCCTCCGTTGTGTTTCCTCTgatcctccctctcctctttggccccgcccctctcattcacctgcagccacacacacgcaaaaacaaagtgtgtgagGACAGAATCGTGTGGGACGGGTGGGGGTGCTGGCGGAGAAGAGGggagtgtgagggtgtgtgtgtgtgtgtgtgtgtgtgtgtgtgtgtgtgtgtgtgtgtgtgtgtgtgtatcgggGGGAGTGGAGTGGGATCATGTGGCATCACATGATGTCgcatgagagaaagagaaggagagcacaccccaaataaaataacagaacaTCACATCTCGCTGCATCCACTCCAGAATTACAGCTGACAGAGGATTAGCTAACATGTGATCACACTGGGAGTGTCTCCAGATGGATCTGTTCTCCCTCTCACtgctgcctgcacacacacacacacacacacacacacacacacacacacacacacacacacacacacacacacacacacacacacacacacacacacacacacacacacacacaccacacacacacacacacacacacacacacacacacacacacacacacacacacacacacacacacacacacacacacacacacacactcacacactgtttCGTATGTACAGGTCCAACATAGCTGGATTAGTACAGCTCTTGCACAGTTTTCCATAAGAAATCTCTTCGTTCCTTCTGTTTAACTACGCTGGTTTAATTAAGCGAACAGCTCATCGGTTTGTAGTTGGAGGAGAGATGCGAAATCAGCGTGTTGAATGTTGACTTGgatgcttgtttttttaattaaaaaaacaaagaactgtGGACTGAAAGCAACAAGTGGGCTAATAAATCCAAGCTGAGAACATTTCATCCATCCAGTGTAAATTCTAAATAAATTCTAACCAACTCTACTGATCCAGATGAagaatattagaaaaaaaaaggatttatatCTGTCTTCAAATTGAGCAAAAATTAAACTTACATGAATAATAAATATCCAAGTAAAGTGCAGATACCTAAAACACCTTTAGTGCATTACTTTCCACCATGTTTTTTGCACATAAGCCAAAGACACTGCATGTCAGCTGGGGAAATACATTTGAGGATCTGGGTTATATTCAGGACCTGCTGTTGCTCTGCTGCAGTGCGTTGCTGGAGTGGAGTCAGTTTGACGTGATGCGCCGCGGCTCTCACGGCCGAGGTGGACGACATGCAGCAACGACAAACAGTGTGATCACTCTGTGCAGCATCGCATTGACCTTATCAAAACTCCCACCGCACGACTGCAACCGCACCTCGTATGAAACGTCGGCTCGGTTATCGCCGGCTTGCCGGTGCAGCAAACCGCACCAGACGACGTGAGGTGTCCGGGTAATTTCAGCGCCCGGCTCTGGCATAAATCACAACAAGTCAACAGGAGCGGCTTCAAGAAAAGAGATTTtagtttcttcttttctttatatttgtgGTTTTGTCTCGAAATATTTGCGCTTGTGTGTTCTCAAAGGCGCTGAAGTTACCCGGGGAGAGATTCTGTGCCGTGCATCACACCTCTACTCAAACTCTTACCGCATGTATGATACCTCATTATCCTCTGAGTGCAGTATCTCTGATACCTCAAAGTCCTCTTCTGTCTCATTTCCTAGTAACATAGGCTTGTTGTCTGATGAATTATCTACATTATCATCCTCTGGTACCTCTTCAGCCTCCCCTGATGCTACTgcagcctcctcagcctcagaATTCGCTGACTCGGCCTGAATCGAACCCTCACTGACTACTGCTTCCTCTCCAGCGAGGTCCTACGGAAAAGGATTACAGCAGTTCTTTGAAAGAAAGATCCGTGAACGACTCGAGAATTTCTATAGACAAAACAGGCGTACCTTGTTGTGCATTGCAGGCTCTTCGGTTGACGCCTACAGAAACAGGCGTCACATTTGCAGGTGCCGTCAGTCGCAAAATTCGAACTGAACGGAGGAAGTAGGTGAACCAAACCGGCAAACTGACCTGTTCTCTGAAGTAAGACCTCCTCGGTTTGTCTTCCACCACTTCAACTTTCTCCTCCTGTGCATCATCCGGGCccacatcttcctcctccgggGC
The sequence above is drawn from the Salarias fasciatus chromosome 17, fSalaFa1.1, whole genome shotgun sequence genome and encodes:
- the cald1a gene encoding caldesmon 1a isoform X3, which codes for MEEMDFERRRELRRQKREEMRLEAERLARNDDDEEEAARERRRRARQERMRSRESEEPSSQPDSLLLTNSHSVTETVSVSSSYGGGGGDDDEQALLDRMAKREERRQRRMKEALERQKLDAAATEGGDGGAVEKNSAEEERPSWRRGRYRDYEAEEEKTSSYSSRREEKVRDEPREEEEEAAPEAPEEEDVGPDDAQEEKVEVVEDKPRRSYFREQVNERGGAKEEREDQRKHNGGLHEEAAPKQHRKPERTVSRGSLRSPDASAAADDDQDEAARLEAERKLEELKRRRDDAESEEFERMRQKQQEAEAELEELKRKREERRKVLEEEERQKKQEEAERKAREEEEKRKMKEEIERRRAEAAEKRQKVEDTLDGEGKPFKCVSPRGSSLKIGERAEFLNKSAQKSAVKTSHSPVVSKIDNRLEQYTSAAQRENKDSRSPRSGAVDLPVVTDSIRNIKSMWEKGNVFGSPGGGGGGGSTFKEAAVMKTGVAGRINDWLNKTPESGKMPGGRPTDLKPVDVTNKRSLWENKGASPTKVAGRGETKSVANGMGH
- the cald1a gene encoding caldesmon 1a isoform X1 — its product is MEEMDFERRRELRRQKREEMRLEAERLARNDDDEEEAARERRRRARQERMRSRESEEPSSQPDSLLLTNSHSVTETVSVSSSYGGGGGDDDEQALLDRMAKREERRQRRMKEALERQKLDAAATEGGDGGAVEKNSAEEERPSWRRGRYRDYEAEEEKTSSYSSRREEKVRDEPREEEEEAAPEAPEEEDVGPDDAQEEKVEVVEDKPRRSYFREQASTEEPAMHNKDLAGEEAVVSEGSIQAESANSEAEEAAVASGEAEEVNERGGAKEEREDQRKHNGGLHEEAAPKQHRKPERTVSRGSLRSPDASAAADDDQDEAARLEAERKLEELKRRRDDAESEEFERMRQKQQEAEAELEELKRKREERRKVLEEEERQKKQEEAERKAREEEEKRKMKEEIERRRAEAAEKRQKVEDTLDGEGKPFKCVSPRGSSLKIGERAEFLNKSAQKSAVKTSHSPVVSKIDNRLEQYTSAAQRENKDSRSPRSGAVDLPVVTDSIRNIKSMWEKGNVFGSPGGGGGGGSTFKEAAVMKTGVAGRINDWLNKTPESGKMPGGRPTDLKPVDVTNKRSLWENKGASPTKVAGRGETKSVANGMGH
- the cald1a gene encoding caldesmon 1a isoform X2; this translates as MEEMDFERRRELRRQKREEMRLEAERLARNDDDEEEAARERRRRARQERMRSRESEEPSSQPDSLLLTNSHSVTETVSVSSSYGGGGGDDDEQALLDRMAKREERRQRRMKEALERQKLDAAATEGGDGGAVEKNSAEEERPSWRRGRYRDYEAEEEKTSSYSSRREEKVRDEPREEEEEAAPEAPEEEDVGPDDAQEEKVEVVEDKPRRSYFREQASTEEPAMHNKVNERGGAKEEREDQRKHNGGLHEEAAPKQHRKPERTVSRGSLRSPDASAAADDDQDEAARLEAERKLEELKRRRDDAESEEFERMRQKQQEAEAELEELKRKREERRKVLEEEERQKKQEEAERKAREEEEKRKMKEEIERRRAEAAEKRQKVEDTLDGEGKPFKCVSPRGSSLKIGERAEFLNKSAQKSAVKTSHSPVVSKIDNRLEQYTSAAQRENKDSRSPRSGAVDLPVVTDSIRNIKSMWEKGNVFGSPGGGGGGGSTFKEAAVMKTGVAGRINDWLNKTPESGKMPGGRPTDLKPVDVTNKRSLWENKGASPTKVAGRGETKSVANGMGH